One genomic segment of Microbacterium sp. BLY includes these proteins:
- a CDS encoding nicotinate phosphoribosyltransferase, whose amino-acid sequence MTTSTALLTDRYELTMLAAALRDGTASRPSVFELFSRRLSGGRRFGVVAGTGRLLELLRDFRFGEDELRFLRDEHVVDSETLSYLERYRFTGTIRGYREGELYFPGSPILTVEGSFADAVVLETLALSVLNHDSAVATAAARMSIAAGERPLAEMGSRRAAERSAVAAARAAYIAGFGATSNLEAGRAWGIPTMGTAAHSWTLLHDSEEAAFRAQVESMGVETTLLVDTYDIRAGVETAIRVAGTGLGGVRIDSGDLPIVAAEVRAQLDELGATGTRITVTSDLDEYAIAALAASPVDAYGVGTSVVTGSGYPTASMVYKLVARQDADGGWVGVAKASADKASFGGRKAAFRTLSDGVAAAETVVVSDGFEALDTPAEHPDGRPLQVVLVEDGEIDTAFEGPAGTAAARAHHLRVREELPVRALALSKSDPAIPTIYAEAD is encoded by the coding sequence ATGACCACGTCGACGGCGCTGCTCACCGACCGTTACGAGCTCACGATGCTCGCCGCCGCACTCAGAGACGGCACCGCGTCCCGTCCGAGCGTCTTCGAGCTCTTCTCCCGGCGACTGTCCGGCGGACGCCGCTTCGGCGTCGTCGCCGGCACCGGCCGACTGCTCGAACTGCTCCGGGACTTCCGCTTCGGGGAGGACGAGCTGCGCTTCCTCCGCGACGAGCACGTCGTCGATTCCGAGACCCTCAGCTACCTCGAGCGCTACCGGTTCACCGGCACGATCCGCGGGTACCGGGAGGGCGAGCTCTACTTCCCCGGGTCGCCCATCCTCACCGTCGAGGGGTCCTTCGCAGATGCCGTCGTGCTGGAGACGCTGGCGCTGAGCGTGCTGAACCACGACTCCGCGGTCGCCACCGCCGCCGCGCGCATGAGCATCGCGGCCGGAGAGCGTCCCCTCGCCGAAATGGGTTCCCGCCGCGCGGCGGAGCGCTCCGCCGTCGCCGCCGCGCGGGCGGCCTACATCGCCGGCTTCGGCGCCACCAGCAACCTCGAGGCCGGGCGCGCCTGGGGCATCCCGACCATGGGCACCGCCGCGCACTCCTGGACCCTGCTGCACGACAGCGAGGAGGCCGCCTTCCGCGCCCAGGTGGAGAGCATGGGAGTGGAGACGACGCTGCTGGTCGACACCTACGACATCCGCGCCGGGGTCGAGACCGCGATCCGGGTGGCCGGAACGGGGCTCGGCGGCGTGCGCATCGACTCCGGCGACCTCCCGATCGTCGCCGCGGAGGTCCGCGCGCAGCTCGATGAGCTCGGCGCCACGGGGACCCGCATCACCGTGACCAGCGACCTGGACGAGTATGCGATCGCCGCGCTCGCCGCCTCGCCGGTGGACGCCTACGGCGTCGGGACTTCCGTCGTGACCGGATCCGGATACCCCACGGCGAGCATGGTCTACAAGCTCGTCGCCCGGCAGGACGCCGACGGCGGCTGGGTGGGAGTCGCCAAGGCCTCCGCCGACAAGGCCTCGTTCGGCGGGCGCAAAGCGGCGTTCCGCACACTCAGCGACGGCGTGGCCGCCGCAGAGACGGTGGTCGTCTCCGACGGCTTCGAGGCGCTCGACACCCCGGCCGAGCACCCGGACGGACGGCCGCTGCAGGTCGTCCTCGTCGAGGACGGGGAGATCGACACCGCGTTCGAGGGGCCTGCGGGGACCGCCGCCGCCCGCGCACATCATCTGCGGGTGCGTGAGGAGCTTCCGGTGCGCGCACTGGCGCTCAGCAAGTCCGACCCGGCGATCCCGACGATCTATGCCGAGGCCGACTGA
- the murI gene encoding glutamate racemase, producing MNDAPIGIFDSGVGGLTVARAIRAQLPRESFVYIGDTAHSPYGPKPIADVRRYALEVLDTLVDQGVKMLVIACNTASAAMLRDARERYDVPVVEVIGPAVRRAVSTTRNGRVGVIGTVGTIGSRAYQDMLEVNERLQVFTAACPRFVEFVEAGVTGTPEVLAVAEEYLAPLREADVDTLVLGCTHYPFLRGAISYVMGEGVTLVSSDDETAGDVYRQLVRGDLLAPADATATYVYEATGDSADDFTALANRLMGREVRDVQLVQTGVITLPDSALDAR from the coding sequence ATGAACGACGCGCCCATCGGGATCTTCGACTCCGGTGTCGGCGGGCTCACGGTGGCCAGGGCCATCCGCGCCCAGCTGCCCCGCGAATCGTTCGTCTACATCGGCGACACCGCCCACTCGCCGTACGGACCCAAGCCGATCGCCGACGTGCGGCGATACGCCCTCGAGGTGCTCGACACGCTGGTCGACCAGGGCGTCAAGATGCTCGTGATCGCCTGCAACACCGCCTCCGCGGCCATGCTGCGCGATGCCCGTGAGCGGTACGACGTGCCCGTGGTCGAGGTGATCGGCCCGGCTGTCCGCCGCGCGGTCTCGACGACGAGGAACGGCCGCGTCGGCGTGATCGGCACCGTCGGCACCATCGGATCCCGGGCCTACCAGGACATGCTCGAGGTCAACGAGCGGCTGCAGGTGTTCACGGCCGCGTGTCCGCGGTTCGTCGAGTTCGTCGAGGCGGGTGTCACCGGCACGCCCGAGGTGCTCGCCGTCGCCGAGGAGTACCTCGCTCCGCTGCGGGAGGCCGACGTGGACACCCTCGTCCTCGGCTGCACGCACTACCCGTTCCTCCGCGGCGCGATCAGCTATGTCATGGGGGAGGGCGTCACGCTCGTCTCCAGCGACGATGAGACCGCGGGGGACGTGTACCGCCAGCTCGTCCGTGGCGACCTGCTGGCACCGGCTGATGCCACCGCGACCTACGTGTACGAGGCCACTGGCGACTCCGCCGACGACTTCACGGCGCTCGCCAACCGGCTCATGGGCCGCGAGGTGCGCGACGTGCAGCTGGTCCAGACCGGCGTCATCACGCTTCCCGATTCCGCCCTCGACGCGCGCTGA
- the rph gene encoding ribonuclease PH: MTDIVRADGRSASQLREITIERGWSAQAEGSALISFGGTKVLCTASFTNGVPRWLTGKGKGWVTAEYAMLPRATNSRNDRESVKGRIGGRTHEISRLIGRALRAVVDTKALGENTIVIDCDVLQADGGTRTAAITGAYVALADAIEWGREKKFIGKNSTPLLDSVSAVSVGIVDGAPMLDLAYVEDVRAETDMNVVVTGRGLFVEVQGTAEGAPFDKRELDALLDLGVAGCADLKERQLAALAGA; the protein is encoded by the coding sequence ATGACCGACATCGTCCGCGCCGACGGCCGTTCCGCCTCGCAGCTCCGCGAGATCACCATCGAGCGCGGCTGGAGCGCGCAGGCCGAGGGGTCGGCTCTCATCAGCTTCGGGGGGACGAAGGTGCTGTGCACCGCCTCGTTCACGAACGGCGTGCCTCGGTGGCTCACCGGCAAGGGCAAGGGCTGGGTCACGGCCGAGTACGCGATGCTCCCGCGGGCGACGAACAGCCGCAACGACCGGGAGAGCGTGAAGGGCCGCATCGGCGGTCGGACGCACGAGATCTCGCGCCTCATCGGTCGCGCGCTGCGCGCTGTCGTCGACACCAAGGCGCTCGGCGAGAACACCATCGTCATCGACTGCGACGTGCTCCAGGCGGACGGCGGCACCCGGACCGCCGCGATCACCGGCGCCTATGTGGCCCTGGCAGACGCGATCGAGTGGGGCAGGGAGAAGAAGTTCATCGGCAAGAACTCGACGCCGCTGCTCGACTCCGTCTCGGCCGTCTCGGTCGGCATCGTCGACGGGGCGCCGATGCTCGACCTCGCCTACGTCGAGGACGTCCGCGCCGAGACCGACATGAACGTGGTCGTCACCGGCCGCGGCCTCTTCGTCGAGGTGCAGGGCACGGCCGAGGGAGCGCCGTTCGACAAGCGCGAGCTCGACGCGCTGCTCGACCTCGGCGTCGCGGGCTGCGCGGACCTGAAGGAACGGCAGCTGGCCGCCCTGGCGGGAGCCTGA
- the rdgB gene encoding RdgB/HAM1 family non-canonical purine NTP pyrophosphatase — protein MRVVLATHNPHKVAEFQQIVQQTRPDLEVVGYDGPEPVEDGVTFAENALLKARAAAAHTGLAALADDSGICVDVLGGSPGVFSAYWAGQKKDATANLELLLDQLHDIADPHRAAHFTSTIALVLPDGREHVVEGIWPGRLAHEVSGAGGFGYDPIFIPDGQPAGAERTVGEFTAEEKQAQSHRARAFAALVPLLAAL, from the coding sequence ATGCGCGTCGTCCTGGCGACCCACAACCCGCACAAGGTCGCGGAGTTCCAGCAGATCGTGCAGCAGACGCGGCCCGACCTGGAGGTCGTCGGCTACGACGGGCCCGAGCCCGTCGAGGACGGGGTGACCTTCGCCGAGAATGCGCTCCTCAAGGCGCGTGCCGCCGCGGCGCATACCGGCCTCGCCGCGCTCGCCGACGATTCCGGCATCTGCGTGGACGTGCTCGGCGGGTCGCCCGGGGTGTTCTCGGCGTACTGGGCCGGGCAGAAGAAGGACGCGACGGCGAACCTGGAGCTGCTCCTCGATCAGCTGCACGACATCGCCGATCCGCATCGTGCCGCGCACTTCACCTCGACCATCGCGCTCGTCCTGCCGGACGGTCGCGAGCACGTCGTGGAGGGGATCTGGCCCGGGCGGCTCGCACACGAGGTGTCCGGAGCCGGGGGCTTCGGCTACGACCCCATCTTCATCCCGGACGGTCAGCCGGCCGGCGCGGAGCGCACCGTGGGGGAATTCACCGCGGAAGAGAAGCAGGCGCAGTCGCATCGCGCCCGCGCCTTCGCGGCCCTCGTG